In Molothrus ater isolate BHLD 08-10-18 breed brown headed cowbird chromosome 19, BPBGC_Mater_1.1, whole genome shotgun sequence, a single genomic region encodes these proteins:
- the TOB1 gene encoding protein Tob1 gives MQLEIQVALNFIISYLYNKLPRRRVNIFGEELERLLKKKYEGHWYPEKPYKGSGFRCIHIGEKVDPVIEQASKESGLDIDDVRGNLPQDLSVWIDPFEVSYQIGEKGPVKVLYVDDNENGCELDKEIKNSFNPEAQVFMPISDPASSVSSSPSPPFGHSAAVSPTFMPRSTQPLTFTTATFAATKFGSTKMKNSGRGNKVARTSPTNLGLNVNDLLKQKSLSSSMHSLYGLGLGSQQQQQQKTSALSPNAKEFVVPNVQGQGSSIFPGDSPLNLSPLQYSNAFDMFAAYGGLNEKSFVDGLNFSLNNMQYSNQQFQPVMAN, from the coding sequence ATGCAGCTTGAAATCCAAGTAGCActcaattttattatttcatatcTGTACAATAAGCTTCCCAGACGACGTGTCAACATTTTTGGTGAAGAGCTTGAAAGACTTCTGAAAAAGAAGTATGAAGGGCACTGGTATCCAGAAAAGCCATACAAAGGATCAGGGTTTAGATGTATTCATATAGGGGAGAAAGTGGACCCAGTCATAGAACAAGCATCCAAAGAGAGTGGTTTGGACATTGATGATGTTCGCGGCAACTTGCCTCAGGATCTTAGTGTTTGGATTGACCCATTTGAGGTTTCATACCAAATCGGTGAAAAGGGACCAGTGAAAGTGCTTTATGTGGATGATAATGAAAATGGATGTGAGTTGGATAAGGAAATCAAGAACAGCTTTAACCCCGAGGCCCAGGTGTTCATGCCTATTAGTGACCCAGCATCTTCAGTGTCTagttctccttctcctccctttgGTCACTCAGCTGCTGTGAGCCCGACCTTCATGCCCCGGTCTACTCAGCCTTTAACCTTCACCACTGCCACATTTGCTGCCACCAAGTTTGGCTCAACCAAAATGAAGAACAGCGGCCGTGGCAACAAGGTCGCCCGCACCTCTCCCACCAACCTTGGCTTGAATGTCAATGACCTGTTGAAGCAGAaatccctctcctcctccatgcACTCTCTTTATGGGCTCGGCCTAGGCAGTcagcaacagcaacagcagaagACTTCTGCTCTCTCTCCTAACGCAAAGGAGTTCGTTGTCCCCAATGTGCAGGGTCAAGGTAGTAGCATCTTTCCTGGTGACAGCCCGCTTAACCTCAGTCCTCTCCAGTACAGTAATGCCTTTGATATGTTTGCAGCCTATGGAGGTTTAAATGAGAAGTCTTTTGTGGATGGCTTGAATTTTAGTTTAAACAACATGCAGTATTCTAACCAGCAATTCCAGCCAGTTATGGCtaactga